Proteins encoded in a region of the Paenibacillus pedocola genome:
- a CDS encoding sensor histidine kinase: MASEDYSPGRGRIALKKLFDTLSKTLFLYNFSIRSRLILYFLFLVLLPTTIISITVYNKSADIITRNVNTSIENNLNLVQDNLDQRFTSANNSMIALYLNTEFADLISSNRPTDSTGIINELAALNKILENFPANGTSGSSFVPMLYMLNRPEYTQYNFSRRVFNIDQISLKPWYLAIPAKSDFTVVGLSSLDSRFTIKFAKRLFGIRHAQLPFAGLLTIDIPVSEFSTLLDHYKPTPGSRIYIVDQTGTIAISPEESLIGQNISTRDYFSKISPADAASGTFHSFRHVIGGEKMLVSYQNIQATGWTILSFSPVSELNGELASFQRVMYVVIGICMLLSLTMALLLSENISAPIRKFIQSMSHAESGNFNIIIRYRRKDEFSYLFNRYNKLLQQIKALIDKLYVTELRKKEAELKTLQAQINPHFLYNTLDSINWLAINHNVPEISSMVTSLSDFFRYSLSKGRNIIPLRDELKQVESYLGIQQFRFQDKLEYELEDVDPRLLTECLVVKLSIQPLVENAIIHGIQQRRGKGKIRIRVTSAQEVLFVSVFDDGVGADPERLNLLLTDQQPGNQSYGIRNVHTRIQQFFGEAYGIRYYTNNEDQSGLLAMIRFPVVTTWNEVIEDVDHDRSG; this comes from the coding sequence ATGGCAAGTGAAGATTATTCTCCGGGACGGGGGAGGATTGCACTGAAGAAATTATTTGACACTCTGTCTAAAACCCTCTTTCTGTACAATTTCAGCATCCGCAGCCGGCTGATCCTCTATTTCCTGTTCCTGGTCCTGCTTCCTACGACGATTATATCCATCACCGTATATAACAAATCCGCCGATATTATCACCCGAAATGTGAATACATCGATCGAGAATAATCTTAATCTGGTACAGGATAACCTGGATCAGAGATTCACCAGCGCCAATAATTCGATGATCGCCCTCTACCTCAATACCGAATTCGCCGACCTGATCTCCTCTAACCGCCCTACCGACAGCACCGGAATCATTAATGAATTGGCCGCCCTCAATAAAATTCTGGAGAATTTCCCGGCGAACGGAACCTCGGGAAGCAGCTTTGTGCCAATGCTCTACATGCTGAACCGCCCGGAATATACCCAGTATAATTTCTCCAGACGCGTGTTTAATATCGATCAGATCTCGCTGAAGCCCTGGTATCTGGCGATTCCGGCCAAGTCCGACTTCACCGTGGTCGGGCTCAGCTCACTGGATTCAAGATTTACCATTAAGTTCGCCAAGCGCCTGTTCGGTATCCGGCATGCCCAGCTGCCCTTTGCCGGCCTGCTTACTATTGATATTCCGGTGAGCGAATTCAGCACACTGCTGGACCATTACAAGCCTACTCCCGGCAGCCGGATCTATATCGTTGACCAGACAGGGACCATCGCCATTAGCCCTGAGGAGAGCCTGATCGGCCAGAATATCAGCACCCGGGATTATTTCAGCAAAATAAGCCCGGCGGATGCAGCCTCCGGCACCTTTCATTCCTTCCGCCATGTCATCGGCGGCGAGAAGATGCTTGTCTCCTACCAGAATATTCAGGCTACCGGCTGGACGATTCTCTCTTTCTCTCCGGTCAGCGAGCTTAACGGGGAACTGGCCTCCTTCCAGCGGGTCATGTATGTCGTGATCGGCATCTGTATGCTGTTGTCACTGACGATGGCCCTGCTGCTGTCGGAGAATATCTCGGCGCCAATCCGCAAGTTCATCCAGTCGATGTCCCATGCCGAAAGCGGGAACTTCAACATCATCATCCGCTACCGGCGCAAGGACGAATTCTCCTATTTATTCAACCGCTACAACAAGCTGCTGCAGCAGATCAAGGCGCTGATCGACAAGCTGTATGTCACCGAGCTGCGCAAAAAAGAAGCCGAGCTCAAAACGCTCCAGGCTCAGATCAATCCGCATTTTCTCTATAATACGCTGGATTCGATCAACTGGCTGGCGATCAACCATAACGTTCCCGAGATCAGCAGCATGGTGACATCGCTATCGGATTTTTTCAGATACAGCCTGAGTAAAGGACGGAATATCATCCCGCTGCGCGATGAGCTGAAGCAGGTGGAGAGCTATCTCGGTATCCAGCAGTTCCGCTTCCAGGATAAGCTGGAGTACGAATTGGAAGACGTGGACCCCCGCTTGCTTACGGAATGCCTGGTGGTCAAGCTGAGCATCCAGCCGCTGGTGGAGAATGCGATCATTCACGGGATTCAGCAGCGCCGCGGCAAAGGAAAAATCCGTATCCGGGTGACATCCGCACAGGAGGTCCTGTTCGTATCCGTTTTTGACGATGGGGTCGGTGCTGATCCTGAGCGGCTGAACCTGCTGCTGACCGATCAGCAGCCCGGCAACCAGTCGTACGGCATCCGTAATGTGCATACAAGAATCCAGCAGTTTTTCGGGGAGGCTTACGGCATCCGTTATTATACCAATAATGAGGATCAGTCCGGCCTTCTGGCCATGATCCGGTTTCCGGTCGTTACTACATGGAATGAGGTGATCGAAGATGTTGACCATGATCGTAGCGGATGA
- a CDS encoding protein-glutamine gamma-glutamyltransferase, which yields MGIGYGSPGGSDFERNMRAGIIAAAKSMSVGGTDFSDFKNSRCNPKYWNRTAGGGFELKAGVRPSAAVNDIFENGPLYAFECAMAMVMILYKATIGAIGAEAFDRYFTDLYLWDWNYDSNLQMITTFQQFEMQPGDVVYFRNPDHDPDLPEWQGENAIMMGPDRYYGHGLGIKSAEEMITSLNRKRVPGSRTSAYLTDEALHPNFDYISTLAMRGNLPKEGKDGQNAIFSRIGVRTYIYK from the coding sequence ATGGGGATTGGCTACGGCTCACCCGGCGGTTCAGACTTTGAACGGAACATGCGGGCGGGAATCATTGCGGCGGCAAAATCAATGAGTGTTGGCGGAACGGACTTCTCCGATTTTAAGAACTCCCGCTGCAATCCGAAATACTGGAACCGTACGGCGGGCGGCGGATTTGAATTGAAGGCGGGGGTACGCCCGTCGGCAGCGGTCAATGATATTTTTGAGAACGGGCCGCTGTATGCCTTCGAATGTGCAATGGCGATGGTGATGATTCTATATAAAGCAACAATTGGTGCGATTGGAGCGGAAGCGTTTGACCGCTATTTCACCGACCTGTACCTGTGGGACTGGAATTATGACAGCAATCTGCAGATGATCACCACGTTCCAGCAGTTTGAGATGCAGCCAGGCGATGTGGTCTATTTCAGGAATCCCGACCATGACCCGGATTTACCGGAGTGGCAGGGGGAGAACGCAATAATGATGGGTCCGGACCGCTACTACGGACATGGGCTGGGCATCAAAAGCGCAGAGGAAATGATCACCTCGCTGAACCGGAAAAGAGTGCCGGGCAGCCGGACATCCGCTTATTTGACCGATGAGGCGCTCCACCCGAATTTTGATTATATCAGCACGCTTGCCATGAGAGGTAATCTCCCTAAGGAAGGTAAAGACGGGCAGAACGCCATCTTCTCCAGGATCGGAGTGCGGACCTATATCTATAAATAG
- a CDS encoding PucR family transcriptional regulator produces MTESGPTFDRFFDSMESLADTISESLQSQVTIEDSNHHVIGYSSHQFESDAARISTIIGKRVPNTVIIGLRKKGVMQQLENAAHPIRIPAVMEVGLGPRLAMCIKHQQEILGYIWVVDRGNLAEGYAEEIVEKAAGIAGRYLLKQRGWKTKQDKAFEDFFWKLLTSHYDTEPRIRQEAEAWSILLPESYYIGVLESDKIIDEHFLLRFRQVMDAYAGQRLLFLTAEHNRLILLFSFVFPVEGTEILSSFVNKLLADMSRSEGCRLAAGCSPGYREYTSAALAYREALSVLEIKKLLPYHARGLLLYEQIGFWAHIPAIMEQKRSRTRRSALLHPLKMHDREHKSDFLKTIAVYLTLDGNLKESAAFLHIHTNTLMYRLNRIAEITGRSLKETDYRTSVYLDILTEETAQVNSWFQFQEDTGNAASMS; encoded by the coding sequence TTGACAGAATCAGGGCCAACATTTGATCGTTTTTTTGACAGCATGGAATCCTTGGCGGATACCATTAGTGAATCGCTGCAGTCGCAGGTGACGATCGAGGACAGCAACCACCATGTCATCGGCTACAGCTCCCATCAGTTCGAGAGCGACGCGGCGCGCATCTCCACCATTATCGGCAAACGGGTGCCGAACACGGTCATCATCGGACTCCGCAAAAAAGGCGTCATGCAGCAGCTGGAGAACGCGGCGCATCCGATCCGCATTCCGGCGGTGATGGAGGTCGGGCTCGGACCACGGCTGGCCATGTGCATCAAGCACCAGCAGGAGATTCTGGGCTATATCTGGGTAGTGGACCGGGGAAATCTCGCCGAGGGGTATGCCGAGGAGATTGTCGAGAAGGCGGCCGGCATCGCCGGGCGTTATCTGCTGAAGCAGCGCGGCTGGAAGACCAAGCAGGATAAGGCTTTCGAGGACTTCTTCTGGAAGCTGCTGACCTCGCATTATGATACGGAGCCGCGCATCCGCCAGGAAGCGGAAGCCTGGTCGATTCTGCTGCCGGAGAGCTACTACATCGGGGTGCTGGAAAGCGACAAGATCATCGACGAGCACTTTCTGCTGCGCTTCCGGCAGGTGATGGATGCCTATGCCGGGCAGCGTCTCCTGTTTCTGACAGCTGAGCATAACCGGCTGATTCTGCTGTTTTCTTTTGTTTTTCCGGTGGAGGGAACGGAAATTCTGTCTTCTTTTGTGAACAAGCTGCTTGCGGATATGAGCCGCAGTGAAGGCTGCCGGCTGGCCGCCGGCTGCAGTCCCGGGTACAGGGAATATACCTCTGCCGCTCTGGCCTACCGCGAGGCACTGTCGGTACTGGAGATCAAGAAGCTGCTTCCCTACCATGCCCGCGGGCTGCTGCTCTACGAGCAAATCGGCTTTTGGGCTCACATTCCGGCCATCATGGAGCAGAAGCGCAGCCGGACCCGCCGCAGTGCGCTGCTTCATCCGCTCAAAATGCATGACCGTGAGCATAAAAGTGATTTTCTCAAGACGATCGCCGTGTATTTAACGCTGGACGGCAATCTCAAGGAGTCGGCTGCTTTTTTGCATATTCATACCAACACCCTGATGTACCGGCTGAACCGGATCGCCGAAATTACCGGCAGAAGCCTGAAAGAAACCGACTACCGTACCTCGGTTTATCTGGATATTCTCACGGAGGAAACGGCGCAGGTGAACAGCTGGTTTCAGTTTCAGGAGGATACAGGCAATGCGGCGTCCATGTCGTAG
- a CDS encoding aldose 1-epimerase family protein — translation MNTILRSGTAEAVISTLGAELVSFKRLDTDNEYIWSGDAEYWTGRSPVLFPIIGAARNGEIRTGGKTYTIGNHGFARRSEFTLVEATDTHAVFSLSQNEQTLASYPYQFKLVLTYILSGSTLEISYHVENTDEQQIFFQLGTHPAFNCPVDGQGAITDYYLEFSEQENLERLFLSDAGLVISGKSEPVLEGERILPLSHEMFFDGALVFRNVKSERIALRSKLTDKSVIVTSKGFPDLGLWQPKNAPFVCIEPWQGIADGDTFDGELQDKQGVIGLAPGGTFTSSLTIEFN, via the coding sequence ATGAACACCATACTACGCAGCGGAACTGCCGAAGCTGTCATTAGCACACTGGGAGCTGAGCTGGTCAGCTTCAAAAGGCTGGATACGGACAACGAATATATCTGGAGCGGAGATGCGGAGTATTGGACAGGCCGCTCTCCGGTGCTGTTTCCGATTATTGGTGCAGCCCGGAACGGAGAGATCCGGACCGGCGGCAAGACCTACACCATCGGCAATCACGGTTTTGCCAGACGCAGTGAATTCACACTGGTAGAAGCCACCGACACGCATGCGGTCTTCTCCCTCTCACAGAATGAGCAGACGCTCGCCAGCTACCCTTATCAATTCAAGCTGGTCCTTACCTACATCCTGAGCGGAAGCACGCTTGAGATCAGCTACCACGTGGAGAATACCGATGAGCAGCAGATCTTCTTCCAGCTTGGCACCCATCCGGCCTTCAACTGCCCGGTGGACGGACAGGGCGCTATCACAGACTATTATCTGGAGTTCTCGGAACAGGAGAACCTCGAGCGTCTGTTCCTGAGCGATGCCGGTCTTGTCATCAGCGGCAAAAGCGAGCCGGTACTGGAAGGCGAACGCATCCTTCCGCTCTCCCATGAAATGTTCTTTGACGGTGCGCTGGTCTTCCGGAATGTGAAGTCAGAGCGCATTGCGTTAAGAAGCAAGCTTACAGATAAAAGCGTAATCGTCACCTCCAAGGGCTTCCCCGATCTTGGTCTCTGGCAGCCGAAAAACGCACCTTTTGTGTGCATCGAGCCTTGGCAGGGTATCGCGGATGGCGATACGTTCGACGGCGAACTGCAGGACAAGCAAGGCGTAATCGGCCTGGCACCAGGGGGAACTTTCACCAGCTCATTGACAATCGAATTTAATTAA
- a CDS encoding Zn-dependent hydrolase produces MKLQQVLVNGGRLKNTIEAFADFGRTDNNGVTRLSLSEQDVLVRNYFTSCCEELGMTVKIDDMGTMYATLAGREEGPPVVIGSHLDTVKKGGRFDGVLGVIAGLEVVRTLVDHGITPRLPVTVMNFTNEEGARFEPSMMASGVLAGKFDKAAMLSKKDPEGTTFEEALLASGYAGDEANRIAEATAYLELHIEQGPVLERENLTIGLVDCVVGMACYEIEVTGESDHAGTTPMDMRKDALFAATDLITELRAKLGVLDSELVYTMGRMNVLPNIHTVIPNKVIFTVEARHKDMDIVRQVEDIITGLPEELLGCSVQKTKLWGRDTVWFDPRICDLVEQAAVTLGYSHKKMASGAGHDAQFVAGFLPSAMIFVPSVNGKSHCEEELTSYEECEMGVNVVLETVLSLLSS; encoded by the coding sequence ATGAAGCTGCAGCAGGTATTGGTGAACGGCGGGCGATTGAAAAATACCATTGAGGCTTTTGCCGATTTTGGACGTACGGACAATAATGGTGTAACCCGGCTGTCGCTGTCGGAGCAGGATGTGCTGGTACGAAATTATTTCACCTCCTGTTGTGAAGAACTGGGGATGACAGTGAAGATTGATGATATGGGTACGATGTATGCCACGCTTGCCGGCAGGGAAGAGGGTCCGCCCGTAGTGATCGGCTCCCATCTGGATACTGTGAAGAAAGGCGGCAGATTCGACGGGGTGCTCGGTGTGATCGCCGGACTTGAGGTGGTAAGAACCCTGGTTGATCATGGTATTACGCCGCGCCTTCCGGTGACGGTAATGAATTTCACCAATGAGGAGGGTGCGCGTTTCGAGCCTTCGATGATGGCTTCCGGCGTACTCGCGGGCAAGTTCGATAAGGCGGCAATGCTGAGTAAGAAGGACCCTGAAGGGACGACCTTCGAGGAAGCGCTGCTGGCGAGCGGCTACGCCGGGGATGAGGCCAACCGGATCGCCGAAGCGACGGCTTATCTGGAGCTGCACATCGAGCAGGGACCGGTGCTGGAACGGGAAAACCTTACCATTGGCCTAGTCGACTGTGTGGTCGGGATGGCCTGTTATGAGATTGAAGTGACAGGTGAATCGGATCACGCCGGAACGACGCCGATGGATATGCGCAAGGACGCCTTGTTTGCCGCCACCGATCTGATTACTGAGCTGCGGGCCAAGCTGGGCGTGCTTGATTCCGAACTGGTGTACACCATGGGCCGGATGAACGTGCTGCCTAATATTCATACGGTGATTCCGAATAAGGTGATTTTTACCGTGGAGGCAAGGCATAAGGACATGGATATCGTCCGTCAGGTGGAGGACATTATTACCGGCCTGCCGGAAGAGCTGCTGGGATGTTCGGTCCAGAAGACGAAGCTATGGGGCCGCGACACCGTATGGTTTGATCCGCGGATCTGTGATCTTGTGGAGCAGGCAGCGGTCACGCTGGGGTATTCTCATAAAAAGATGGCCAGCGGAGCAGGCCACGATGCCCAGTTCGTAGCCGGATTCCTGCCGTCGGCGATGATCTTCGTGCCCAGCGTTAACGGCAAAAGCCACTGTGAGGAAGAGCTTACCTCCTATGAAGAATGTGAAATGGGTGTAAATGTTGTGCTGGAGACGGTGCTGTCATTGCTATCCAGTTAG
- a CDS encoding response regulator gives MLTMIVADDEPFIRRSLIQVFKWQEEFGIEIIGEASDGQEAYDLCMELKPDILFTDIMMPFLNGLQVAEKLKDADCPTRIIVISGAQDFAYAQNAMKVNAEGYILKPVKLEEIRELFREVTDRIHHERNNRLNLQHLGKQLQDNMPLIREKFLQNLIFGLYRNEQEIWDKITYFNLPFRQGDTLTVGVLELDDYRSAVDKFSEEDKQLLYFSIRNIIDECLAAHPCAVSFVAGENEFIMMFCSPEDPAAEPLTGLCNKIIGSIREYLRLDASIGIGRASTLAGQLEDSYKEATAALAHKFYTGHATVLYFKDIQPDTETLQSTFFYTFHARLMNELKAGHTDNVMELLDTLFTKLAGPRLQIDYVQSICAEMIFTSARTLYEIDEDIEEVLSDRMTIMDTLYTQKSIAGLKAYMLELFHDLSTYVAGKNTSKNSRAISRIKTIVQEGYARELSITKIAEEVFLTPNYISLIFKKETGETITDYITKIRMGKAKELLLTTDLKVMEISERVGYENPHYFSTVFKKTVGVHPLKYRSGKDSPS, from the coding sequence ATGTTGACCATGATCGTAGCGGATGATGAGCCGTTTATCCGGCGCAGCCTGATCCAGGTGTTCAAGTGGCAGGAAGAGTTCGGCATTGAGATTATCGGGGAGGCCTCAGACGGCCAGGAAGCCTATGATTTATGTATGGAGCTTAAGCCGGATATTTTGTTCACCGACATTATGATGCCTTTTCTGAACGGCCTCCAGGTCGCCGAGAAGCTGAAGGATGCAGATTGCCCTACCCGGATTATTGTCATCAGCGGCGCACAGGATTTCGCTTATGCCCAGAATGCCATGAAGGTGAATGCGGAGGGCTATATCCTGAAGCCGGTGAAGCTGGAGGAGATCCGGGAGCTTTTTCGGGAGGTCACTGACCGGATTCACCATGAACGCAACAACCGGCTGAATCTGCAGCATCTGGGTAAGCAGCTGCAGGACAACATGCCGCTAATCCGCGAGAAATTTCTGCAGAATCTGATCTTCGGCTTATACCGGAACGAACAGGAAATATGGGATAAAATCACTTATTTTAACCTGCCGTTCAGGCAAGGCGACACGTTAACGGTAGGCGTGCTGGAGCTTGATGATTACCGGAGCGCTGTCGACAAGTTCTCAGAGGAAGATAAGCAGCTGCTCTACTTTTCCATCCGGAATATTATTGATGAGTGCCTGGCTGCGCACCCCTGTGCAGTTAGCTTCGTAGCCGGCGAGAATGAATTCATTATGATGTTCTGCTCACCGGAGGACCCGGCTGCGGAGCCGCTTACTGGCCTCTGCAACAAGATTATTGGCAGCATCCGGGAATATTTGCGGCTGGACGCCTCCATCGGTATCGGCCGGGCCTCCACCCTGGCTGGACAGCTGGAGGATTCCTACAAGGAGGCCACTGCTGCGCTGGCCCACAAATTTTATACCGGACACGCTACCGTCCTGTACTTCAAAGACATTCAGCCGGATACGGAGACGCTGCAGAGTACATTCTTCTATACATTCCATGCCCGGCTGATGAATGAGCTGAAGGCTGGCCATACGGACAATGTGATGGAGCTGCTGGATACACTGTTCACCAAGCTTGCGGGACCGCGGCTGCAAATCGATTATGTACAGAGCATCTGTGCCGAGATGATTTTCACCTCAGCCCGGACGCTCTATGAGATTGACGAGGATATTGAAGAGGTACTGAGTGACCGGATGACGATTATGGATACGCTATATACCCAGAAGAGCATTGCCGGGCTTAAGGCGTATATGCTGGAGCTTTTTCATGACCTCAGCACTTATGTGGCAGGCAAAAACACTTCCAAAAACAGCCGGGCCATCAGCCGGATCAAAACGATCGTGCAGGAAGGCTACGCCCGGGAGCTCTCCATTACCAAAATTGCCGAAGAGGTCTTCCTGACCCCCAACTATATCAGCCTGATTTTTAAGAAAGAGACCGGCGAGACGATCACCGACTATATCACCAAAATCCGCATGGGCAAGGCCAAGGAGCTGCTGCTGACAACCGATCTTAAAGTGATGGAGATTTCTGAGCGTGTCGGTTATGAGAACCCCCATTATTTTAGTACCGTCTTCAAAAAAACAGTCGGGGTGCATCCGCTCAAATACCGCTCAGGCAAGGATAGCCCCTCTTAG
- the ald gene encoding alanine dehydrogenase, with protein sequence MIIGVPKEIKNNENRVAITPAGVVSLVAEGHKVLVEAGAGVGSGFLNEEYAAAGAELIAEAAAVWAAAEMVMKVKEPLESEYGYFRPGLILFTYLHLAPEPALASALKDKGVFAIGYETVVDGRTLPLLTPMSEVAGRMSVQLGAQFLQKNYGGQGILLSGVPGVSRGKVSIIGGGVVGTNAAKMAIGLGAEVTIVDLSADRLRTLDDIFGSQISTLISNPYNIAKAVAEADLLVGAVLIPGARAPKLVTEEMVKAMKPGSVIVDVAIDQGGIVETIDRVTTHDNPVFEKHGVLHYSVANMPGAVAKTSTIALTNVTVPYALQIANKGVFQAIEDNAGLKSGVNVANGKITCQAVAEALGEEYFTVEKAVEQEFTLI encoded by the coding sequence ATGATTATTGGCGTACCTAAAGAGATTAAGAATAACGAAAACCGCGTAGCGATTACCCCTGCCGGAGTGGTCAGCCTGGTGGCTGAAGGACATAAAGTGCTGGTGGAAGCCGGAGCCGGAGTAGGCAGCGGATTCCTGAATGAAGAGTATGCCGCAGCCGGAGCTGAGCTGATTGCAGAAGCAGCTGCTGTATGGGCAGCCGCTGAAATGGTCATGAAAGTAAAAGAGCCGCTGGAAAGCGAATACGGCTACTTCCGTCCGGGTCTGATCCTGTTCACGTATCTGCACCTTGCCCCAGAACCGGCCCTCGCATCCGCATTGAAAGACAAAGGTGTCTTCGCTATCGGTTACGAAACGGTTGTGGATGGACGCACACTGCCGCTGCTTACACCCATGAGCGAAGTGGCAGGACGGATGTCCGTGCAGCTCGGCGCGCAGTTCCTCCAGAAGAACTACGGCGGACAAGGCATTCTGTTATCCGGTGTTCCCGGCGTCAGCAGAGGCAAGGTTAGCATTATCGGCGGCGGTGTAGTTGGCACGAACGCAGCTAAAATGGCCATTGGCCTCGGGGCTGAGGTGACCATTGTTGACCTGAGTGCAGACCGGCTCCGTACGCTGGATGATATTTTCGGCTCGCAGATCAGCACGCTGATCTCGAACCCTTACAACATTGCCAAAGCGGTCGCTGAAGCGGATCTGCTGGTTGGCGCAGTATTGATCCCGGGTGCAAGAGCACCGAAGCTGGTCACTGAAGAGATGGTCAAAGCCATGAAGCCGGGCTCCGTGATCGTCGATGTAGCCATCGACCAGGGCGGGATCGTAGAAACGATTGACCGGGTAACGACCCATGACAATCCGGTGTTCGAGAAACACGGCGTACTGCACTATTCAGTAGCGAATATGCCGGGAGCTGTAGCCAAAACCTCGACAATTGCTTTAACCAACGTAACGGTTCCTTATGCACTGCAAATAGCCAATAAAGGTGTATTCCAGGCGATTGAAGACAATGCCGGCCTGAAGAGCGGCGTCAACGTAGCCAATGGCAAAATCACCTGCCAGGCCGTGGCGGAAGCTCTTGGGGAAGAGTACTTCACGGTAGAGAAAGCAGTAGAGCAAGAGTTCACTCTGATCTAG
- a CDS encoding ABC transporter substrate-binding protein, translating into MKRILVFSMAVLLCGLVVYAIAYDRPLLVDFAPEPVPAVQPHTQIRIALYDWTENLEVKNAINQYNKTNPDGIEISIMNISTDVYDDTLNMLMTSGQGPDVFSVDNAWLATYVNKGYLANLSSALTPGDMNRFPDWARAYAESSLFKGGIYFMPSSIETVRLIYNKQLFRIAGLDPELPPATFADMKSAAGKISQAGVGVNKYGFALAAGDSQYSLQTGLELSNTYSGVYLYNYRSGYYDLNGYKPWLQMLLDMKAQGSLYPGETLLKRNSALRQFADGNIGMMYVTSKDYVKLQEYMPKDDWGVAMPPVTEASKRGAGALMMIPHSPLVVNSAAADREAAIKVWTFLQSEEFLTILFHQALALPVVDGILNLPNMAPGLAHFTEFYPTAADSIYPLPPQIMDQYDPSTVSIEPRDAGDRPRLQLYLQIISGEKSLSEALSGETARLNQMLDIAATGYSFKHEEYIYPGFDPKDPLKGQSLEQILSLEKN; encoded by the coding sequence ATGAAACGAATCCTCGTCTTTAGTATGGCTGTGTTGCTCTGCGGGCTGGTGGTCTATGCGATCGCTTATGACCGGCCGCTGTTGGTTGATTTCGCTCCCGAGCCTGTTCCTGCAGTGCAGCCGCACACCCAGATCCGGATCGCCCTCTATGACTGGACGGAGAATCTGGAAGTGAAGAATGCGATTAACCAATATAACAAAACGAACCCGGACGGGATTGAGATCAGTATTATGAATATCTCTACGGATGTATATGATGATACGCTGAATATGCTGATGACCTCAGGACAAGGGCCGGATGTGTTCAGTGTTGACAATGCCTGGCTGGCTACTTATGTGAACAAAGGGTACCTGGCTAATCTGTCCTCCGCGCTGACTCCCGGGGACATGAACAGATTTCCGGACTGGGCCAGAGCCTATGCGGAAAGCTCCTTGTTCAAGGGCGGGATTTATTTCATGCCCTCCAGCATTGAAACCGTTCGGCTGATCTACAACAAGCAGCTGTTCCGGATCGCCGGCCTTGATCCGGAGCTACCGCCGGCGACCTTTGCCGATATGAAGTCGGCTGCCGGTAAGATCAGCCAGGCCGGAGTCGGGGTGAACAAATACGGGTTCGCGCTTGCTGCCGGCGATAGCCAGTACAGCCTGCAGACCGGATTGGAGCTGTCGAATACGTACAGCGGAGTATATCTGTATAATTACCGGAGCGGTTATTACGACCTGAACGGTTATAAGCCATGGCTGCAGATGCTCCTGGATATGAAGGCACAGGGCAGCCTGTATCCGGGAGAGACTCTGCTCAAGCGCAACAGTGCCCTGCGTCAGTTCGCCGACGGCAATATCGGCATGATGTATGTAACCAGCAAAGACTATGTGAAATTGCAGGAATATATGCCAAAGGATGACTGGGGGGTAGCAATGCCGCCGGTGACGGAGGCCTCCAAACGTGGGGCCGGGGCATTAATGATGATTCCGCACTCTCCGCTCGTTGTGAACAGCGCGGCTGCGGACCGTGAGGCCGCGATTAAGGTCTGGACCTTCCTGCAGTCAGAAGAATTCCTGACGATCCTGTTCCACCAGGCACTGGCTCTGCCGGTTGTTGACGGCATTCTTAATCTGCCAAACATGGCTCCCGGCCTGGCCCACTTCACGGAGTTCTATCCGACGGCGGCCGATTCGATCTATCCGCTCCCGCCGCAGATCATGGACCAATATGATCCGAGCACTGTGTCGATAGAGCCGCGGGATGCAGGCGACCGCCCGCGGCTGCAGCTGTATCTGCAGATTATATCCGGCGAGAAGAGCTTAAGTGAAGCGCTGAGCGGCGAAACTGCCCGGCTGAATCAGATGCTGGACATCGCGGCAACAGGGTACTCTTTTAAGCATGAGGAATATATTTATCCGGGGTTTGATCCGAAGGACCCGCTGAAGGGGCAGAGTCTGGAGCAGATACTGAGCTTAGAGAAGAATTAA